The following nucleotide sequence is from Brachyspira suanatina.
CGCACGTTAAGTGATACTAAAAATATAAAATTGATTATTAATTCAAATTAAATTTATTATCAAGATGCATTTACCGTGCGTTGAGAAATTTTAAAATTTAATTAAAGTTTGGGTGGGCATGCTTTTTCTAATTTAAGCTTTTTATATAAATAAAATTTTTTAATTGAAATTAAAACTATAAATTTAAAAGGGTGGGGATTCAAAATAAAACAAAAAAGTAAAATTATTATATTTTTAGATAAATTAAAAAATTGTATCAACTTTTTGGATTCGCCAAAGTTGCAAAAAGACAAATGTTATAATAATAAAAAAAATTAAAATATTTTTATATATAATTAAAATAGACTTGTTTCAAAAGTACTTGGCAAAATTAGTTGTATAATTTTTAACAAAATTTTAGTTATAAAATAATGTTTAACATATTGTATAATGAATTGTTTTAGTATATACCTAAACAACTACATTTTGTCAATTTTAGTTTTTTTAATTTTATTGTTTGTGGGGACTAGCCCCCAAACCCTCACTTCTTTTGTTGCCACAAAGAAGCAGCCACAGCCCGCCTTCGGCGAAAGGCTATATTTGAACTTAAATGTAATAAATTATTTTACATGTAAGACAATTTTAGTATGATTTAGTACTAATTTTATACTTGCTTTTTTGCAACTTTTTGCGGCGGGAAAAGTTGAATAAAAAAATGACAAACTTAAAAATTTTCAGTATATATAAAAATGCAGTTCTTTTGGTTCTCGCTGAAGGCGGGCTTCGCCTTATATCAATAAAAGAACTGGAGTTTTGCAAAGCACACAGCGTGGTGGGCAAAGCCCTAACTATAAATTTAAAACATAAAAAAATTAAATAGTGGAATATCTATTAATTTAGTTTTGAAACAAGTTTAATATAAATTTTATAAAAACTAATAAGTGCTTTCGCTTTGCATGCTGACGAAGTCCACCTGCGGTGTAGGCAGCAACCGAGAAAAATTGAGATAAAAATTATTTATGTAAAATAATATAGTTTTGAAATTGAAAAATATATAAAAGAATGTAGAATCATAAAAAACATTAAGGAAACATAATAATGAAATACAATCCTCAGACAAAAGAAGAATTAAAAGAATTAGTAGAAGATAATAATGTTTACTTGTTTGATATTGATACAAGTTTAATTACTGATATGAGTGTATTATTCAAAGAATCAACAAGAAACAAATTTGATGGTATAGAAAATTGGGACACTTCTAATGTTATAGATATGCATGATATGTTTTTTAATTGCAGAACATTCAATAGCGATATATCAAAATGGAATGTATCTAAGGTTGAGAATATGGCTTGTATGTTTTTCGGTGCTGAAGAATTTAATCAGTATATAGGTGATTGGGATGTTTATAGAGTTAAAGATATGAACAGTATATTTTTTGATTGCAAAAAGTTTAATCAAAATTTAAATAGCTGGAACACATCTAATGTTGAAAATATGAGCTTTATGTTTTATGGGGCATCATCTTTCAATCAGCCTTTGAATAATTGGAATGTAAGTAATGTTAAAAATATGTACGGAATGTTTAGCGGATGCAAAAAATTTAATCAGGATTTAAATAGTTGGAATGTATCTAATGCTGAGAATATGAGCTGCATGTTTTTTGAGGCAGAAAATTTTGATCAATCTATTAGTAATTGGAATGTAGTTAATGTTACTAAAATGTATAGCATGTTTGAGAGATGTAAGAATTTTAATCAGAGTTTGAATGATTGGAATGTTTCTAATGTTACGGATATGAACAGCATGTTTAAATGTGCTGAAAATTTTAATCAGCCTTTAAATAATTGGGACACTTCTAAAGTTGAAAATATGCGTTCTATGTTTGAAGAGGCATATAGATTTAATTCTGATATAAATAATTGGAATACAAGTAATGTAAAAGATATGAGTAATATGTTTTGCAAATGTAAAAGTTTCAATAAGCCATTATACAAATGGGATACTTCAAATGTAGTAAATATGAAATGTATGTTTTTTGAAGCGGAAAATTTTAATCAAGATATTAATAATTGGAATGTAAGTAAAACAGAAAATATGCTTGGTATGTTTGAGAATGCGTATAGCTTTAATCAGCCTTTAAATAATTGGGATATATCTAATGTTTTTTATATGAACCGTATGTTTTTTAATTGTAAGAAATTTAATCAAGATTTAAATACTTGGAATGTTTCTAATGTTAAAAATATGAAAAGTATTTTTTCCGGATGTGAAAGTTTTAATAAATCAATAGGTGAGTGGAAAATTAATAAAACTTGTGTTATTGATGATATTTTTGAGAATGCAGTTTCTTTAAAAAATGTTAAATCAATACTCAATATTTATTTTCTTGCCAGAGGAAATCATAGGAAACAACTTTTAAAGATGTTTGAAAATTGCGATTTAAAAGAAGTGTATATAGAAGTTATAAAATATAATAATGCTGGTATAAAAGATTTTATTAAAAAGCTTGAAAATACATGTTACGATGAATTAAAAGAGTTGATTGATCAAAAAGAAAATATTATAAAAGAATATAAACAAAAATCTAAAAACAAAAAAATATGAAACATAAAATAAAAAGAATAATTAATTTGGTATAAAACGAAGTATTTATTAAAAAATAGTAAAAGAATAGATTTTGCCTGTATAGAAACTTTATATATTTCAAATATAAATTTTATGTTAGGAGCATTTTTGAAAGTACAAAAATAAATTTTTAATTTTATTCTTGTTTTAATTTAATTATATCAGTTTCATTTTCTTCTTTGTATTCGTTCTCTTCATTTGAGTCATTTATTATTACAAACTGGCACTTTCTATCTTTATCGCTATATTCAGAAGAATGAGTAGAACCATATCCTATATATCTAAGTCTTTCCTTATCTATACCTTTATATATTAATCTATCAAATATTGCTTTAGCTCTGTTTTCAGATAAAAGTATATTGTAATTAAAATCTCCGATGCTGTCGCTATGTCCTTCAATTATTAGATTAATATCTTGATTATTGTTTAAATACTGACAAATTTCATTTATACCTTCATCATATTCATTTTTCAATTCATAAGAATCAAAATCAAAAGATATTATATTAGCAGTAATAAGAATTTCATTATCATCTTGCTGTATAACTTCAGTTTGTTTTATAATTTGAGGTTTTTCTTCTTCTAATGCATCATTATTTGTAAGTTCTTCTTTTTTTGTTTCCTCTTTTACTTCTTCAATTATTTGTGCCTGAGTATTTGTATATTCTTCTTTTTCTATTATAGAATCTGCTACAGTTGTAATATCATCTTCCTGCGTATATGTTTTTGAGGCTGTTTTTGTAGCCTGACTATTATCATTATAAAGCACGGCATGAAGCTGCTTGCTGAAAGCTAATACTACAACATGTTTATCATTAGTAGAACATGAAATTACCAAAATTGATATAAAGATTAAAGTTAAAATTTTGTTTATCATAATAACCTTCTTAAATATAATATTATCTTATGGTAAACCTAGCTCCTAGAAGTACCTCATGAGCATCATGGAAACCAAACCCTAATAGGTATCTGTATCCCAAATCTACAGCAAACCAATCAAGTATATTATACGCTAAACCTGCATTAATTCCAAATGCAAAAGAACTTCTAGTAATAAGAGCTTTTCCTATAGTATCGGTATAGTTATGATACATTTGATATAATCTGTTTCCAAAAGATAGCCCAAAATATATACTCATATTAGGAACTCTATTATAAAGAGCTCTTGTACTAAGAGTATCTAATTCATTGTTTTTTACAAAAAATATATTTATATCATAATATATGCTTGCCATAATACTTTGCATCCAAGTTTCTTGTTTATCAATTACGCCTTGGAACATATATTCAATATCAATTCTTAAAGGCACCAATCTAGTTTTTCTGAATAAATCATATCCTACAGCAAAACCGCCGCCTATATAATTATTTTTTTCAAGAAAAGGAAGCTTTCCTAATTCCAATTTATTGGTTTTATTAAGAGCCTCATGTTTGAAATTAATTTTAGGGGCTATATAAACACCTGAGAAAATTGCTGCTGAGAGATTTTTATTTGAAAAGGCAACAATAAAAAATAATAATACAATCACTAATCGTTTCATATAACAACCCTTTTATTTTAAATAAACAAAATTTTTTCTAAATAAATTATTAGTATTAAAAATACCATTATTGAATAAACTATTATTTAAATAATTATTCATACCTAAATAACTGTTATTTAAATTAGAATAACTATTAAAATTATATCTGCCTTTCTCTCCTGAATGAGTTTGAGGAGGATATGCAGGCATCTGAACATTTTGTACAGGCATTATAATCATAGTTCCTGTTCGACATGAAGCAAGTGCAATTGATAGTAATAATAATAAAGCTATTTTTTTCATAATTATCATTTCCTAAGATCCGGTATTGGGAATCTTGCTGCTATAGCAAATTCATGTGATAAAACATTATCTAAACCATATAATATTCTGTATCCAAAATCCAAATTAAGGAAACTAGTAACATATATGTCAACTCCCACAGCACCTCCAATTGCAAATGTAGGACTAGGTACTGTTACAGTAGCTTTAACTCTTCCATTTTCTTCAAACCATCTATCATAAGTGTTTGCATTTATTTTAGTACCCATTAAAAGCCCTAAATATAAAGACATTAAAGGAGTTCTGCTATATATTTCCTCAGCTGTAACAGTTCTCAATTCACTTTTTTTAATGTGATATATATGCATGCTGTAATAAGCGGCTGCTAATATAGAATGTTGGGATTGTTTAACTATGTTTGCTGTATGATAGTTTCCAGTCATACCATCTTTGAAAGTATACTCTAATTCTAATCTCAAAGGTATGTTTCTTTGGTATCTATAGAAGTCAAATCCTGTAGAAAATCCAGCTCCTAGATAATTATTCATTATGCTCTGACTTTTCTGATTTTTGAAGCCAGAATCATTGAAATTATATACAATTTTAGGTGCTATATAAAATGCATCTATTATTGGAAACAGAGATGAACTCATAAAGCAAGTTATTATTGATACTAATAAAATTTTTTTCATACTAAAAACCTTACAAAACATTATCAATTATTAAAAAGATATACCTATGGCTAATCTAGGAAGAGGTATGAATCTTATACCTGGTGTGAAAGAATAACCTATATCAAGTAGAGATATATCTATAAAAGGACGAACTTCCCAATCATTACCCATTTGAGAAAATAAATCTATTCTAAATCCCATTTCTCCTGATATATAAAAGTCATAAACAGTAGTAGATTTATATCTTGTACTTCCGTCATTTCTTAACTCTTTACCATTAACTATAAATGTTGTCATACCAACTTTAGGAAGAAGGAAAAAACCGTTAGGAGTATCGCTTTTGTTGAAGTAAAATCTTACACCTATAGAAGCAGGTATAGCTATTGTGCTTCCATTATAAAATTTACTTATAGTACCTGAATTTATAATATTACCTGCACCATCCCTTACAGGCTCTGAATAATCACCATAATGAGTATCAAAAGCATAAAAACCTAATGTAGCATCTATTGACTGTTTAGGGAGATAAGTATAATTATATGTTAGTCTTATTCCAAATTTACCATCATAAAATTTACCGCTTGCTCCTTCTTGTGTTTTAAATATTAATTCTGTGATAAGCGGCATAGTACCCATAGAAAATAATGTAGTACCAAAATCTATCCCTAAAGAATGCTTTAAATAATTTTGAGCATTAACTATATTTGCTGATGTAAAAATTAGTACAGATATAAAAATTATAATTTTCTTTATATTCATAATTCAAACCCATTAAAATCTTAAACTAAATCCAATTCTAGGAAATAATGCAAATCTTATATTTGCAAGATATTTTGCCCAATCTGGGAAACTGTTCCAAGCAGGTATATTGAATGCGGAGAAACCAGCAGTCAAAGAAGTAACGCCTCCTGTTACAGTATTATATACATTTCCAGTCCAAGGTCTTACATAATATCCTACCTCAAGAATTGCTATATCTATAGTTGGTTTTACTCTCCATTCCTTAGTAGGGAATAATTCTATATTCCAACCCAACTCATAAGAAATATATAAAGCAGCATCATGAACTTTATGTTCTGTTTTTATACCTGTAAGTCCATTTTCTGTAGATACAGTATAAAAGAATGCATCTATTCCAAAACGAAATGCATTATAGAACTGTCTTTTAGGTCCGTAAAATTTTACTCCGAAAGTAACCGGCATAAATATAAATGATGCATTGAAAGTTGTATCTTTACCAACAACTCCAGCATAATTTCCTTGTCCTAATGCTTCCAACAATTTTCCAGCATTTTCTTTTGTTATAGTCAAATTATAAGTACTTGAATAAAGCCCTATTCCTGTTTCCAAAGCTATTTGATTATGAACAAATAATGAATATGAAATAGCAGGTATATACCAAGCAGAACCTTTGGCATCAGCATAATCAAAATATTTATTTATATCCCCTAAATCCATTCCAATTAATCCGCTTAAATTTGCTGCATTATTCACAATTGTATTAAATAGTAATGGATAAAAAACAGCACCGCCCGGATTTAAGTTAACGCTTATCATTTGTCTTCCCTTAATCCAGCTGTAATCTTCGCCTGTTACTTCTGTAGAAAGAGGAAGTCCTTTAGCAGAAGCATAGGCGCTAAAACAAAATAGATAATAATATACAAATTTTTTTCATAATAAGAACCGATATATTTTATTTAATAGCTTCTCCGGCAGTGAATCCGCCTTGAGAATTTTTTAATATATTTTCAATTTCAGCTTTTTTATCAGCAGGTAAATTAGTACCTTTTAATATTTCATCAGAATTGCTTAAATCTATTTTATCAGCACCATTATCTATAACAGCACTTATTAAATTTCCAACAACAGCTTCTCCTCCTTCATCATCAAGAATATCAAGTATAGCATCTACTGCTTTTTTAGCTTCATCATTCATTTTTACAACATAAAGTTCATTTCCAGCAGGAGCAGCCATTATATATCCGCCATTACTATCTTTATATACTCCTCCTATACCTAGTACAGGTTCTTCAAAAGTATAATTTCCGTTTAAACCAGTACTTCCGCTAATATTAAGTGTATTTCCATTTGCAGATGCTCCAGCCCAATTTCCGCTTTGCATTTTTGAAAGTATCAAGTCTGCTCCAGGTTTAGTAACTTTTACCCCATAATCTTTTGTACATGAAATTATTAATAGAATAGATACAATTGAAATAATAGATAGTGTTTTCATAGCATATTTCCATAAATTAAAATATTTTTATATTATAAATCACTAAGTAAAATATTACAATTTTTAATTATAGATTTTTATATATTTTTTTTGTATTTTTTTACATTTTTATTATTTTTTTTAAGTTTTTTTAAAAAAAATTAGATATATATTTTACATTTTTATTTTTTTAGATTACGAACTTTATAATGTATGTTAATTTTATTAAATTTACATTTGAATTTGTTTTAAATGAAAAATAAAATATATATTTTTTCTAATTTTTCTGAAGTAATAAAATTTTTTATGTATATATTTGTATAATAGTGATTCTTTTATAATTGAATTTTTATAAGATTAAAAATATTATGTATTAGAATTTTGTATTATTTCATGCTTTTTTGTTTTTCTTTTTTGTCTATTATAGATCTGCTTGCTAATTCGTCTTTTATATCATTAATAGTTATACCTTTTTCCACCATTAAAACTAAACTATGATAAAGCAAATCTGACAATTCATATATAGTTTCTTTATTGCTGTCATTTTTAGCACCTATTATAACTTCTGTGCATTCTTCACCAACTTTTTTTAATATTTTATCTATTCCGCTATTAAATAAATAAGTTGTATATGATCCTTCTGTTTGATTAATTTTTCTGCCCTCTATAAGTTTATAAAGTTTATCAATAGAAAAGTATTTGTAATCTTCTTTTGAATACACTTCATTAAAGAAACAAGATTCGCTTCCTGTATGACAAGCAGGTCCGTCTTTTATAACTTCTATAACTAAAGCATCATTATCGCAATCACTTTTTATTGATTGTATATGCTGATAATTTCCAGATGTTTCACCCTTTCTCCATAATTCTTGTCTGCTTCTGCTGTAGAAACAAGTTTTTTCTTCTTTGATGCTTATTTCAAGACTTTCTTTGTTCATATATGCTAGGGTTAAAACTTCTTTTGTATAATAATCTATAACTATGGTTGGTATTAAACCTTTATCATCGAATTTTAATTTTGATATTTCGTTTTGATTTATATTGTTCATAAATAATTCCTAAAATATTATTGATAGTAATTATGCTATAAATATAATTTTTTTGCAATATTTTATATTGAATTATATTGTATTTAATTAAGATTTTAGATTTCGTTTTTATAATTTGAAAATATATATAATTTATTAAAAAAAATGTTATATTTAATTATATAATTAATTTGATTTTTTAAACTTTTTTATTTTTTAAGATAGAAAATCAAAAAAATCTAAAAAAATATAATAATTACAAAGTGATAAAATTATAAGTATTTATTAGCGACTAATAATAAGAAAATATTAGTGAAAATATTAAAAAATAGTAAAAAAACTATTAAAAACTATTGATTTTTTTGTATAGTTGCTTTATAATGCTCTCACTTTCATAAAAGCGATTAAAGCGTATAGTATGGTTTTCTCACTATTAATTAGGTTTTAATACTATAATTGCTCAGTTGATATATACTGTTTCGTGTTTGAAGTTTTATTAAGATAAAAATATTAATGTTGTCATTCATTGAAAAATGGATTGGCTTGTAAAAAAAATAAAGAATTAGAGGTTTTGTATTTTATGCCTACAATTAATCAATTAGTAAGAAAAGGTCGCAAGCGTATAATAAACAAGACAAAATCGCCTGCATTAATGAAATGTCCGCAAAGAGAAGGGGTTTGTACTCGTGTAACAACAACTACACCAAAAAAACCTAACTCAGCTATGCGTAAAATTGCTCGTGTAAGAGTAACTAACGGTATGGAAGTAACAGCTTATATTCCTGGTATAGACCATACATTACAGGAACACAACCGTGTACTTATAAGAGGCGGAAGGGTTAAAGACTTACCTGGTTGTCGTTATCACATAGTTCGCGGAAGCCGTGAAGCTACAGGTGTAGAAAAGAGAATGAAAGCTAGAAGTAAATATGGTACTAAAAAACCAAAGGCTTAATGGAGTAAAATAATATGGCTAGAAGAAGAAGAGCACAAACTAGAAAAATAGATGCTGATCCAATTTATGGAAGCGTTGTTATTAGTAAATTTATAAATAAGCTAATGTATGACGGTAAAAAAAGCAAAGCTGAAAATATATTTTATAAAGCTATGGATTTAGTTAAAGAAAAAACAGGTAAAGATGGTTTAGAAGCTTTTAATGAAGCTATAGAAAATATTAAGCCTCGTGTAGAAGTAAAGTCAAGAAGAGTTGGCGGTTCTACATATCAGGTTCCTGTTGATGTAAGGCCAGACAGACAAAATTCTTTAGCATTCACATGGCTTATAGATGCTTCAAGAAAAAGAGGCGGAAGAAGCATGATTGAACGTTTATCAAATGAAATAGTAGATGCTATAGATGGTAAAGGTCAGGCAGTTGCTAAGAGAGATACAGTTCATAGAATGGCTGAAGGTAACAAAGCATTCGCACACTTTAGGTGGTAGTTTTTAAGGAGAATATTTAAGTGGCACGTCAAATTTCATTAGAAAATACACGTAATATTGGTATTATGGCTCACATCGATGCTGGTAAGACTACTTTAAGTGAGCGTATATTATTCTTTACAGGTAAAACACATAGATTAGGTGAGGTTCATGAAGGTGCAGCTGAAATGGACTGGATGGAACAGGAAAGAGAAAGAGGTATTACAATTACTTCTGCTGCAACAACTTGTTTTTGGAATGGTCATAGAATCAATTTGATAGACACTCCGGGACACGTTGACTTTACTGCTGAGGTAGAAAGATCTTTGAGAGTATTAGATAGTGCAGTAGGTGTTTTCTGTTCAGTAGGAGGCGTTCAACCTCAGAGTGAAACAGTTTGGAGACAAGCAAGTAACTATAAAATCCCTAGAGCTATTTTTGTTAATAAAATGGATAGAATAGGTGCTAATTTCTATGCTGTTTTAGATCAAACTAGAGAAAGATTAAAAGCTAACAGTCACCCTGTAGTTATACCTATAGGTGCAGAAAGTAATTTCGAGGGTGTTGTTGACTTAGTAAATATGAAAGAGATAATTTGGGTTTCTGAAGACGGCATGAAAATGGAAGAGAGAGAAATCAGACCTGAATTAAAAGAAAAAGCAGAAGAATATAGAAATTCTTTATTAGAAGCAATCGTTGAATATGATGATGATGCTATGAATAAGTTCTTTGAAGGTGAGGAAATTGATGTTCCAACTATAAAAAGACTTATAAGAACAGCTACATTAACAGCTGATTTCTTCCCAATGTTCTGCGGTACAGCATTCAAAAACAAAGGTATTCAAGTATTAATAAATGGTGTTGTTGATTATTTACCATCTCCTATAGATAAACCTGAAGTAGAAGGTACTGATTTAGATGGTAATGTTATAAAAAGAAAAATTGCTGATGATGAAAAATTCAGTGCATTAGCATTCAAAATAATGACAGACCCACACGTTGGAAAAATAGCATTCTTAAGAGTTTATTCTGGAATATTAGAATCTGGTTCTTATGTTCTTAATGCTACAAAAGGTAAAAGAGAGCGTATCGGAAGAATACTTCAGATGCATGCTAATAAAAGAGAAGAAATTGAACAGGTATATGCTGGTGATATAGCAGCAGCAGTAGGGCTTAAAGATACTACAACAGGTGATACATTATGTCCTGAAAATGCTCCTATTATCTTGGAATCAATCAACTTCCCAGAGCCAGTAATTAACGTTGCTATAGAGCCTAAAACAAAAGGCGATAGAGATAAAATGTCAGT
It contains:
- a CDS encoding BspA family leucine-rich repeat surface protein gives rise to the protein MKYNPQTKEELKELVEDNNVYLFDIDTSLITDMSVLFKESTRNKFDGIENWDTSNVIDMHDMFFNCRTFNSDISKWNVSKVENMACMFFGAEEFNQYIGDWDVYRVKDMNSIFFDCKKFNQNLNSWNTSNVENMSFMFYGASSFNQPLNNWNVSNVKNMYGMFSGCKKFNQDLNSWNVSNAENMSCMFFEAENFDQSISNWNVVNVTKMYSMFERCKNFNQSLNDWNVSNVTDMNSMFKCAENFNQPLNNWDTSKVENMRSMFEEAYRFNSDINNWNTSNVKDMSNMFCKCKSFNKPLYKWDTSNVVNMKCMFFEAENFNQDINNWNVSKTENMLGMFENAYSFNQPLNNWDISNVFYMNRMFFNCKKFNQDLNTWNVSNVKNMKSIFSGCESFNKSIGEWKINKTCVIDDIFENAVSLKNVKSILNIYFLARGNHRKQLLKMFENCDLKEVYIEVIKYNNAGIKDFIKKLENTCYDELKELIDQKENIIKEYKQKSKNKKI
- a CDS encoding OmpA family protein, which produces MINKILTLIFISILVISCSTNDKHVVVLAFSKQLHAVLYNDNSQATKTASKTYTQEDDITTVADSIIEKEEYTNTQAQIIEEVKEETKKEELTNNDALEEEKPQIIKQTEVIQQDDNEILITANIISFDFDSYELKNEYDEGINEICQYLNNNQDINLIIEGHSDSIGDFNYNILLSENRAKAIFDRLIYKGIDKERLRYIGYGSTHSSEYSDKDRKCQFVIINDSNEENEYKEENETDIIKLKQE
- a CDS encoding outer membrane beta-barrel protein, with the protein product MKRLVIVLLFFIVAFSNKNLSAAIFSGVYIAPKINFKHEALNKTNKLELGKLPFLEKNNYIGGGFAVGYDLFRKTRLVPLRIDIEYMFQGVIDKQETWMQSIMASIYYDINIFFVKNNELDTLSTRALYNRVPNMSIYFGLSFGNRLYQMYHNYTDTIGKALITRSSFAFGINAGLAYNILDWFAVDLGYRYLLGFGFHDAHEVLLGARFTIR
- the hisIE gene encoding bifunctional phosphoribosyl-AMP cyclohydrolase/phosphoribosyl-ATP diphosphatase HisIE, whose product is MNNINQNEISKLKFDDKGLIPTIVIDYYTKEVLTLAYMNKESLEISIKEEKTCFYSRSRQELWRKGETSGNYQHIQSIKSDCDNDALVIEVIKDGPACHTGSESCFFNEVYSKEDYKYFSIDKLYKLIEGRKINQTEGSYTTYLFNSGIDKILKKVGEECTEVIIGAKNDSNKETIYELSDLLYHSLVLMVEKGITINDIKDELASRSIIDKKEKQKSMK
- the rpsL gene encoding 30S ribosomal protein S12; this translates as MKNGLACKKNKELEVLYFMPTINQLVRKGRKRIINKTKSPALMKCPQREGVCTRVTTTTPKKPNSAMRKIARVRVTNGMEVTAYIPGIDHTLQEHNRVLIRGGRVKDLPGCRYHIVRGSREATGVEKRMKARSKYGTKKPKA
- the rpsG gene encoding 30S ribosomal protein S7 yields the protein MARRRRAQTRKIDADPIYGSVVISKFINKLMYDGKKSKAENIFYKAMDLVKEKTGKDGLEAFNEAIENIKPRVEVKSRRVGGSTYQVPVDVRPDRQNSLAFTWLIDASRKRGGRSMIERLSNEIVDAIDGKGQAVAKRDTVHRMAEGNKAFAHFRW
- the fusA gene encoding elongation factor G, translated to MARQISLENTRNIGIMAHIDAGKTTLSERILFFTGKTHRLGEVHEGAAEMDWMEQERERGITITSAATTCFWNGHRINLIDTPGHVDFTAEVERSLRVLDSAVGVFCSVGGVQPQSETVWRQASNYKIPRAIFVNKMDRIGANFYAVLDQTRERLKANSHPVVIPIGAESNFEGVVDLVNMKEIIWVSEDGMKMEEREIRPELKEKAEEYRNSLLEAIVEYDDDAMNKFFEGEEIDVPTIKRLIRTATLTADFFPMFCGTAFKNKGIQVLINGVVDYLPSPIDKPEVEGTDLDGNVIKRKIADDEKFSALAFKIMTDPHVGKIAFLRVYSGILESGSYVLNATKGKRERIGRILQMHANKREEIEQVYAGDIAAAVGLKDTTTGDTLCPENAPIILESINFPEPVINVAIEPKTKGDRDKMSVALSRLAEEDPTFRVSFDEETGQTIIAGMGELHLEIICDRMKREYKVEANVGRPQVSYREGIKKTVEVQGKFVRQSGGKGQYGDVWLRIGPNEPNGGFKFNNEIVGGAVPREYIPAVEKGCVESMNTGVLANYPMLDVVVSAFDGSFHPVDSSEMAFKIAASMGFKDGCKKADPYLLEPMMTVEVVTPEDYMGDIIGDLASRRGQVHGFTDKSGYKSINATVPLAEMFGYTTSIRNVSQGRASYTMQFSHYEEVPKNVAEEIIGARMGNNK